One region of Atribacteraceae bacterium genomic DNA includes:
- a CDS encoding LacI family DNA-binding transcriptional regulator: MSTIKDVARQAGVSTATVSHVLNETRFVHEATRHWVLKAVQELDYRPNIVAKSLRRRKTGTVGLIFCDLVSPFFSDLFQSVETTLGKNGFDLLVTNTGYDFEKEKAACELFYSKQVDGIILVPGSDRGEHLQFLVDRNIPIVLLDKKVSHVKTDLVMVNNRRGSQILINYLVSLGHRRIGIIAGPQDTSTGKERLEGYYQALNDHEIPVDPHMVKVSDFLEKGGYQSTLELLDMSSPPSVIYCCNSPMLMGALKAFQEKNIIIPSQLGLAVFDDLPWFRFIKPPLTAVAQPSFALGESAAMLLISRMLKKHTRPKKVVLNVELKRRLSAGEQTELA, from the coding sequence TTGAGCACCATTAAGGATGTAGCTCGTCAAGCCGGGGTTTCTACGGCGACTGTCTCGCACGTCCTCAATGAAACAAGGTTTGTCCATGAGGCCACCAGGCATTGGGTGTTGAAGGCAGTCCAAGAACTCGATTACCGGCCCAATATCGTGGCGAAAAGCCTGAGGAGGCGCAAGACAGGGACAGTGGGCTTGATTTTTTGTGACCTGGTCAGCCCCTTCTTTTCCGATTTGTTCCAGAGCGTGGAAACGACGTTAGGGAAAAACGGCTTCGACCTACTGGTGACCAATACCGGTTATGATTTTGAGAAAGAGAAGGCAGCCTGTGAGCTTTTCTACAGTAAACAGGTTGATGGGATCATCCTGGTGCCGGGTAGCGACCGGGGTGAGCATCTGCAGTTCCTGGTGGATCGGAATATTCCGATTGTTCTCCTGGATAAAAAGGTCTCTCATGTCAAAACGGACCTGGTGATGGTGAATAATCGGCGGGGGAGCCAGATATTGATCAACTACCTGGTCAGCCTGGGGCACCGGAGAATTGGGATTATCGCCGGGCCTCAAGATACCAGCACCGGCAAGGAACGACTTGAAGGTTACTATCAGGCATTGAATGACCATGAAATTCCCGTCGATCCTCATATGGTGAAAGTCAGTGACTTTTTGGAAAAGGGAGGTTATCAGTCTACCCTTGAATTGCTGGACATGTCTTCTCCGCCTTCAGTGATTTATTGTTGCAACAGTCCGATGTTAATGGGAGCTCTCAAGGCTTTTCAGGAGAAAAACATTATCATTCCCTCCCAGCTTGGCCTGGCCGTATTTGACGACCTTCCCTGGTTTCGCTTTATCAAGCCGCCCCTTACTGCCGTTGCCCAGCCATCTTTCGCACTGGGTGAAAGTGCCGCAATGCTTCTG